CTGGGGCAGAGCTCCACCTCGAGTCGCTTGGCCACATTGGTACCATTGGAATGGTTTACGTGTCCATGCGGGCCATCGGCAAATATTTCGGCTGCCGTCTGGGTGCCAGAGTGGCCAGGTCATCCCAAACCATACAGACATGGCTGGGACCGTCAATGTTAGCTCAAGCCGGGCTTGCCATCGGTTTGGCCAACACTCTGGCAAGAGAATGGCCTGGTCCGGGTGGTGCCTTGCAGACGGTCATTCTGGCCTCTGTGGTGGTCTTTGAGGCGGTGGGGCCCTTATTGACGCGCTTTTCCTTGATTAACGCCGGAGAGGTGCCGGTGTTGAATTTACTACCCCAACGAAGTCCGGTTGGGTATAGCGAAGGCGTGCATCAGGTCTTCCTCCATGTTAAAAACGCCCTCGGCATTTCAAGCGCCGCTGCAGCCAAAAACCCTTCAAACATACTGATTGGCCATATAATGCGGCAAAACGTAGAAGTACTATCGAATAAGGCGCTGTTTAATGAAGTATTGAAAACGCTGGCTCACTCTCGTTACGATAGTTTGCCGGTGGTAAATGATCAAAATGATCTGGTCGGTGTGATCAAATACGCCGATATTGCTAAAGCGCTCTATGACCCTATCCTAAGGAATTTGGTTGTAGCCGATGAGATCACCACCGAAACATACTTGAAGCTAACTCCTGAAGACACTCTTGAAAAAGCCATGGCCGCACTCAAAGATCACCCGAATGACACATACCTTTTTGTTGTCGATAAAAATAATTCCAAAAAACTAGTGGGTGTCGTGCGCCATAATGATCTGCTGGCTGCACAGATGCGCCTTCTGTAGTACCCTTTACTATCCACGGCTGGGATCAAGCAGACTTAAAAATCGCGCAAAATGAATAACTACCTTCTGCGCTCCCGAATCGCCTCCAACCGTTCATGGTTCAACGTATCGCCGCGGGGCTTTTTTCTGACGTGCAGGGCGGCCTTTGCCAGCATGTTTGCGGTGATCGGGGCCGATAAAAAAATGAACAAAATAATCAGGAACTCCTTGATGCTGATACTGATGCCGCCTCCCTTGAATGAAAAGAAGACAATCGACGCCATCAGTATGGCCCCGATTCCGAGTGTCGATGCCTTGGTGGGCCCGTGCAGGCGCATGTAAAAATCAGGCAGGCGAAACAATCCGATGGACCCGACCAACAGGAATATGGCGCCCACGATGAGGAAAAATCCGGTGATCAGTTCTGCAATTGGCATGGTATGACACTCCTATTCGATAATATCCCCCCGCAGGATGAACTTACACACCGCGGTTGTGCTGACGAATCCCAGCATGGCGATAATCAGTGCCCCTTCGTAGTAAAGCGGGGAGCCCATAAAAATGCCCAGAATGACGATCAGGGCGATGGCGTTGATGTACATGGTATCCAGGGCGATCACGCGGTCCAGTGTATGGGGCCCGATCATGAAACGCCACAAATTCAGCAGCAGTGAGATGCCAATGATCGCACTGACGACCAACAGAATCACATCTAACATTCGAAAATCTCCTTCAGCGGCTTCTCATATCGATGTTTGATCCGACCGACGAGTTCTGTTTCGCTCTCTACATGCAGCGCGTGCACATAGAGTGTCTTTCGATCTTCTGTGATCTCGATGCTGACGGTTCCCGGTGTCAGGGAAATCGTACTGGCCAGTATCGTGATCGGCAGCGCCTCTTTCAGATCCATCGGTATGGCCACAAATCCGGGCTGCAAGCGCTCCGGCACGCTTAGCACCTGTTTGGCAACGACAATATTGGAAACAATAATATCGCCCACCAGCACCCCGAAAAAAGCAATCAGCTTTAGGGGTTTTTTGACGGGCGTCGTGGCCGTTCGAATCCTGCTGACACCCAATGGGATGAGCCAGGCCAGAATGGCGGCAAGCAAAAAATTGCCGACGGTAAACCGGTGGGTCAGTAATAACCAGACGACTCCTAACAAGGTAAAACTGAATGGATCGGGGAAATAGCGCCTAAGATTCATTTTCCTCATGGATGGGGCTCCTGTCGATCTGGCTCTGCGGTTGTGTGATGATCGGGCGCTTGCGAATATCTCTGGCGGCCCCCTGGCTGTATGCCAAAATCGAATCGGCGAAAACGGTCATCAATACGGTTGCCGAAAGCAAAATGGATAGGGAAACCATTTGGGTCAACCGCGCGTTCCGGCCGCCTGACGCGTCTTTTGGGGAAACGTGCCAGAAAAACGTACTGCCCGCCTTGGTAAAGGCGACCAGCGCCATCAGGCTGCTGATCAAGAGGGCCGGCCACACCCACACCTGCTCTGCAAGCCGGCTCGCTGACTGCAAGAGCAAGGCTTTGCCAACAAAACCGGATAGGGGCGGCAAGCCGATGGCGGCAATGGCAAAGGCGAAAAAAAACACTGATAAAAGCGTTGCTTGGTTTACCGGTCGCACCCGGACCATCTCATCCATGGCGATCCCCCGCTGCCTTCCGATCAGATCGGCGATCAGAAACAACGCGCCGGTGACGAGGGTGGAATGCAGCATATAGTAAAAACCGACGAACAGGGATCGCCCGCCGTCCATCAAAAAGGCAAGCAGCAGCGTTCCAACAGAAACGATGACCATGTTCGCCGTTATCGACCGTAGGGAGGTTGCGGCATAGACACCCGCACTTCCGATCGCGATGGTGGCGATGGCCAGCGGCCAAATCCAGGGCGTGGCCAGATTCGCCAGCGCACCGGCCTCGTTTCCGAAAATACCGGCGAAGACCCGGCAGATCGAATAGAACCCCACTTTGGTCATGACGGCAAACAGCGCAACCACCGAGGCTGACGCCGCACCATACGTCTTGGGCAGCCAAAAATGCAGCGGCAGCAAGGCCGACTTCAAGCTGAAGACCAGCAGCAAAAGCAGACCGCCGGTCTTGACGAGGGTCTGGTCTTCTGGCAGGAGTTGCCCGACCCGAAACGCCATGTCTGCCATGTTCAGCGAGCCTAACGTTCCATAAAGGGTACCCAGGGCAACCAGAAAGAGCGCCGATCCGATAAGATTCAAGGTGACGTAATGAAAACCCGCCTTTGTTTTCTCGCGCCCGCCCCCGTGAACGATGAGTGCATACGACGCGATCAAGAGGATTTCGAAGAATACGAAGAGATTGAAAAGGTCTCCGGTCAAAAAAGCGCCATTGATGCCCATGACCTGAAACAGGAACAGCGGATAGTAGAAAGGCCCCTTTCGATCTTCTTCTTCGGCACTGTACAATCCGGCGCAAAAGGCGAGCACTGCGGTCAGGGCGATCAGCAGGGCAGCCAGGCGGTCAACGACAAACAAGATGCCGAACGGCGGCTGCCAGCCCCCCAGGGCGTAGGTAAGCGTTTCACGCTGTGCTTGCAGGATCAATATCCCACCGATGGCCATCAGTACGGTGAGCACCCCCCAGGCGACCCAGCGCTGCATGTTGAGCCGCGTGGACAGGGGCGGCAACAGCATCGCGATGCCCGCCAGCGACGGCAGCAATACCGGAAGTATGGGAAAATGGTTCATGAAGGCCCGTTCTCCTGTTGAATGACAGCCTCCATCGCCTGCGGTTTCCCATCGACATGGTCATTGCCCCAGTCGGCACAGGTTCGCATGGCCAACACGACGAGGAAGGCCGTCATGCCAAAACCGATTACGATTGCCGTCAGCACCAGCGCCTGCGGCAGCGGATCGCCGATTCGCTGGGATACGCCCAATATGGGCGCGGCATTGAGATGAAGACGGCCGCTGGCGAAAAGGAATAAATTGACGGCATAGGAGAGCAAGGTCAGGCCGATGACAATCGTAAACGTGGTTCCGCGAAGGCATAGATAAACCCCGCAACTGGTCATCACGCCGACACACAAAGCGAAAATCAACTCCATAGCGACGATCCTTTCATGGATATTCGGGCGAATAGGTCAATCGTCCGAGTCTGGATAAAATCATCATGCAAGCTCCCACAACGGTGAGGTATACACCCAGATCAAACGCCATCGCGCTGGCCAATTCGATCTCACCCAACCAGGCGATGTGGAAATGACCGTGCCAGCTTTTCAAAAACGGCTGATGCCACAAAAAGCCGCCAACGCCGGTCGCAGCGGCGATCAGCAAACCACTTCCGATCAGATGGAGATAGTTGATCGATAAGCGGGCTTTCAACCAGGTGTGCCCTTGGGCGATATACTGCTGGATCATCGCAACAGCGGTGATCAGACCGGCGATGAAACCACCGCCGGGCAAATTATGTCCACGCATGAAAATGTAGACGGATACCATCATGGCCAGCGGCAATACCGCTTGGGAAACGACAGACAGCATCATCGGATGTTTGTCGCTCGCCCAACGCAGCCCATCGGCATCAACGAGAGACCGAACCGGACGCATGTGTTCGACCAGTTTGCTGATTCCCAGAGCGGCGATGGCCAGTACGCTGATCTCGCCGTAGGTGTCGAATCCGCGGAAGTCGACCAGGATAACGTTCACGATGTTCGTTCCGCCGCCCAGGGCTTTGGCATTGTCGACGAAATACCCGGAAATGGATTCGAGCGGTCGGGTGATGAGCGCAAAGGTGATGGTCCCCAGGACACCGCCGATCAACACCGCCACCGATGCATCTCTGATGATTCGGTTGGGAGAGGAGAAATTGCGGATTCGCTGAGGCAAGAAATGAAGGGCCAGTAACAGCAGCACAATCGTGACCACTTCCACAGCCAATTGGGTCAATGCCAAATCGGGTGCGGAAAACAGCGCAAAGGCAACGGCGACCACCATGCCCACCACGGAAAGCAGCAGGATCGCAATCAATCGCTGGTGATGCCAGACGACAGTGGCGACGGAACTGACGCAAAGCAAGGTGGCACCGGCGACCATGACGAAATCGATGGGGATTTGCGGCCTTGCACCGATGGTCATGTCGAGTTCCATCAACGGCACCATCGAAAAAACAAGGGCCACGAAAAACAGCCAGAACACGGCACGCTGCATGGAGCCGTTGTCAAACCCGGCCAGGCAGCGACGCATGCGCTGCTGCAGCCAGGTAAGCACATCATCGAATCGCTGGCTCTCGTTGTGCTCCGGAAAATAGGTTTGAAGCCTGAAGAGCCGCTGCCGGTTGTAGTAGAGGAGACCGCCGCCAAGCATCGCCAGCACGCTCATCAGCAGCGGCAGATTCAGGCCGTGCCAAATGCTCAGGTGGTATTCGGGCAACCGGTCACCCAACACGACCCTTGAGGCGGTGGCAAGCACATCCCCGACGGTATATTCCGGGAAAACGCCAACGATCAGACAGAGCGCAACTAGGATTTCGACCGGTACGCGCATATAGCGGGGCGGTTCATGGGGCGTTTTGGGCAAATTCTTCGGCTCGCCGTTGAAAAACACATCGTGGATGAATCGCAGCGAGTAGGCGACGGAAAAAGCACCGCCGATGGTGGCAAACACAGGCACCATCCAGGAAATGGATCCCAGTGTGCTTTGCTGCAACGTCTCCGTAAAAAACATCTCTTTGGACAAGAATCCGTTGAGCAGCGGTACGCCGGCCATCGCCGCAGCAGCCACCATGGCCAAGGTGGCCGTGATGGGCATCTGGTTCCAGAGGCCGTTCAGTTTGCGCATGTCCCGGGAGCCGGTTTCATGATCGATGATGCCGGCCGCCATGAACAAAGAGGCCTTGAAGATGGCATGGTTGATGATATGGAAGACGGCCGCCACCGCAGCGAGAGCGGTTCCCATGCCAAACAGCAGCGTGATCAACCCCAGGTGACTAATCGTGGAATAGGCGAGCAGTCCTTTCAGATCGTGTTTGAACAGGGCATGGTAAGCCCCGAAGAGCATCGTCACCATGCCGGTAACGCTGACGATCAAGAACCAGCTCGTGGTCCCGGAAAGGACGGGGTACAGTCGCGCCAGCAGAAAGATGCCTGCTTTCACCATGGTTGCCGAATGCAGATACGCGCTGACCGGTGTCGGGGCGGCCATGGCATGCGGAAGCCAAAGATGGAACGGAAATTGTGCCGACTTGGTAAACGCCCCCAATAAAAGGAGAAGAAGTATGGTGGGGTATCGGCTGGAAGCGCGGATCAGATCCCCGTTAGAAAGCACCTGATCGATGTTGTAGGACCCGACGGTTTGGCCCATGAGGATAAAGCCGCCCAGCAATGCCAGTCCGCCGACACCCGTGATCGTCAGAGCCATGCGTGCCCCTTTACGGGCGTCACTGCGATGGTGCCAGTATCCAATCAGCAAAAAGGAACTGATACTGGTGAGCTCCCAGAAAAACCAGAGCAACAGCAGGTTGTTTGCGAGCACGATACCAACCATGGAAGCCATGAAAAGCAATAGATAGGCATAAAATCGACCGGCCGGATCTTCAGCGGACAGGTAATAGCGGGCATACAGAATGACCAACAGACCGATACCGAGGATCAGGGTCGAAAACAATACGGAGAGGCCGTCCATGCGGAAAGCGAAGTTCAACCCGAGCACGGGAATCCAGTCCACATCATGGCGAAAAACATGTCCGTCGAAAATGCGCGGGATACGGAACGCCACGGCGGCCAGAGCGACCGCCGGGAAAAGCGCGGTGACTGTCGTGCAGGCACTGCGTCCCCAACGCGCAGCCACCAGTGGTCCGACCGCGCCCAGAACCAATAGCGAGGGAATCCAATACAGGCTCATACGTCCCCGATCTTCGCATCCCCGGCCACGAGCCGCCTTTTCAAATGACAATGGATCATCGGATTGTGCAAGACAGACATCGTTGTCATTGAGATCAGCTCCAGTTAGTGGGGGTAACGCCCTCCTGCAGGGAAGGCCGTGTGGGTGTCATGGTTTTCCAAATAAGCAAAAGGGATACCAATTGGTATGCAGCATGACCGGCCCTGCGCCAATGTTATTTTTTTAATATAAATTTGGATAGATAGTACTTTCAGGGGGTCGACCCGGAAGGGATGTCAGGGGTAAAGTGGCTGTGGGGAAAGCGGCCTCGGTGGGGAAAAACGCACCGCTAGTTTGGATTGGAGGCGATTTTTTTCAGTTTCTCCCGCAAGGTCTTTCTGTCTATTTTCAAAATTTTTGCGGCTTGCGTTTTGTTGCCGCCGACACTGGCCAGCACATTCTGGATGTACTCGTGTTCTACAGCGGCCAATGGACGATTCAGGCCCGCCTGGTGTTCGATCGAAAAACGCATGGTCCCGGGCAAATCAACCATGTCCACGCGATTTCCGTCCACGGTGACGATCAGTTTTTGAACCAGGTTTTCCAGTTCTCTGACATTTCCCGGCCACGAATAGGCCGCCATGGCATTCATTGCACGGTCCGAGAAAAACAACGGATCACGACCCATCTCCTCACAGAGTTGCGCCGTGAAGTGCCGAATGAGCAACGGCACGTCTTCACGGCGTTCGCGCAACGGCGGGATGGCAATGTCGATCACATCGATGCGGTAGTAAAGATCTTCCCGGAACAACTTTCTATGGATGAGATCCGGAAGGTCTTTGTTCGTGGCCGCTACAATTCGTGCATCGACTTTGATGATCTGACTGGAACCCACTTTGATGATCTCTTTGTTCTGCAGCACACGGAGCAGCTTGGCCTGAAGGCTTTGGCTGGCATCACCGATTTCGTCCAGAAACAAGGTGCCGCCGTCGGCCACTTCAAAAAAACCGGAGCGGTTCGCATTCGCACCGGTAAAGGCGCCTTTCTCGTGGCCGAAAAGCTCACTCTCAACGAGACTCTCGGGGATTGCCGTACAGTTTACCGGGACAAACGCTGCCGATGAACGTGGACTGTTGTAATGAATCGCCCGGGCGACAAGTTCCTTGCCCGTCCCGCTTTCACCTGAAATCAGAACGTTGGCGGTCATGGTCGCCGCCTTGGCAATGAGCTTGAATACCTTTTTCATGGGTTCACTGTTGCCGACGATGCCAAAGGATGCGTCCCATTCCAGTACGCTCTGGGCCGCACGCTGCGCTGTCAATCGGTCAAGCGCCCGTCGAACAACAGAAATCAATTCATCATCGGTATACGGCTTGGCCAGAAAGTCATCTGCGCCGATCTTGATGGCCTCGACCGCACCCTCTATGGACGGATAGCCGGTGACCATGATAACGGCCGTATCCTGAAAATTCTCGCTGACATGGCGGACGAGTTCGAACCCGCTGTGCTTTGGCATTTTCATATCCGTAATCACCAAATCAACGCGCTGATCATTCAATAGGTTGACGGCATCCGGAACCCCCTCACAGATGAGCACTTCGTAGCCCGACTGGGCCAAAATTCGTCTGATGATTTCCAATGCATTGCGGTTGTCGTCAACTGCCAAAATCAAATGTCGCTGTTCCGATTGCGTCGCCATTTTATCCTTTTGCATCATCTATATGGGAAACTTGATCTCAAACGTTGATCCGTTTCCCTTCTTGCTGTCAACCTCGATGCATCCGCCATGTTCATTGACAATCCCATAAACGACGGAGAGCCCCAATCCGGTGCCTTCATCGACTTCTTTGGTGGTAAAGAAGGGAAGGAAAATTTTATCCTTGTTCTCTTCTTCGATACCTCGCCCGGTATCCTCGACGCGGATCGAAACCCAGTCTTCCTGTGACAGGGTCCTGATGGTCAACGTGCCGCCGTCAGGCATGGCCTGGATGGCATTGATCACGACATTGACGATCACTTGATTGAGCTGTGCGGGGTCGCCTTTCACAATCGGCAGTCCTTCATCTCTCTCCACCACGATCTGAATCCCGCTTTTTGCACATCGCGACTCAAAAAAATCGATCCACTCGCCAATCAGTTTGTTCAGGTCGGCCTGTTCTTCCTTTGGATGGGTCTGCCTCCCGAAATACAACACTTTCTTAATAATTTCTCTTGCATACAAAGCTGATTTTACGATCTTGACCAAGTCTCGATAAACATCATCATTCAAATCAGGAGAATTGGACGCCAATTGAGCAAACCCCAGAATATCTCCCAATGGATTGTTCAATTCATGGGCGATGCCTGCGGCCAACTGACCGATGGTCGCCAAACGGTCGGCATGCCTGAGCTGATCTTCCAGGATTTTCTTTTTGTCCAATGCCTCTTTTCGGTCGATGATGTACGCAATTTTTTTGGCTACAGCCTCGAGCAGGTTGTTTTCTTCTATGGTGCAAACACCCCCTGTGCTTAGCGCAAAAGATCCATCCTCAATACAACCAATTTCAAGCTGTCCACGAACTTCACCATTCACGACAATAGATTTCTGCGCACTTGATGCAGAGAACGTAAAACCGGGGGATTGATAACGCATTTCGCCCAGCGAAAGAACCGCAGCAACCTTTTCGGGGTATTCGAAGGCTTGCGGCACCAGGTCTATCATGGCCTGTATGGTTTTCTTAAAAGCATGGGTGCCATCAACCACCAACTCGGAAATCTGATACAGGCAGTTTAAAACACGTATCTTTTCAATAAGTTTTGCTTTCTCATTCGGCGGCATGCTACATGTGCGTGTGCCCCCATGCCCTTTGGCAGACTTGAATTTTTCGTCATGCACCGCCATTAACACTGTCCTCAAATTTATACATTTTCACCAACATTCCCTATCTTAGCTGGTTAAACATCATAGGCTGTCAAATATCAACATATGCCCAAGATTCAGCTCCTATAGATTAGCACATGATGCTGAAAGCTCAATGACCTTTGTCGTTTCGATGAGGCCGCACCGGCCAAAAGCTTGATTGCTGAGGCTGTTCACTGCCCTTGGGCGCAAACGGCAGAATCGTAAATCAACAACTGAAAATACAGCATCGCCGCAATTAGGAAAGTTGGGTCCCTTATTATAAAATTACATTTCAATAGATCCATTTTTGTTCCCACAAATTTATGCCTACCAAAACTTGCCCGATACAACTTGCGGATCATAGGCCTGTCGCATGGGTTAAGAAACTCGGGATTGATATTGTTGTGGGCGAAATTGAAAAAAGATGAAATCTGGGAATAGCGGATTCGCTTAGTGTAGGTTTTTTCCCGATA
This window of the uncultured Desulfosarcina sp. genome carries:
- a CDS encoding monovalent cation/H+ antiporter subunit A; translation: MSLYWIPSLLVLGAVGPLVAARWGRSACTTVTALFPAVALAAVAFRIPRIFDGHVFRHDVDWIPVLGLNFAFRMDGLSVLFSTLILGIGLLVILYARYYLSAEDPAGRFYAYLLLFMASMVGIVLANNLLLLWFFWELTSISSFLLIGYWHHRSDARKGARMALTITGVGGLALLGGFILMGQTVGSYNIDQVLSNGDLIRASSRYPTILLLLLLGAFTKSAQFPFHLWLPHAMAAPTPVSAYLHSATMVKAGIFLLARLYPVLSGTTSWFLIVSVTGMVTMLFGAYHALFKHDLKGLLAYSTISHLGLITLLFGMGTALAAVAAVFHIINHAIFKASLFMAAGIIDHETGSRDMRKLNGLWNQMPITATLAMVAAAAMAGVPLLNGFLSKEMFFTETLQQSTLGSISWMVPVFATIGGAFSVAYSLRFIHDVFFNGEPKNLPKTPHEPPRYMRVPVEILVALCLIVGVFPEYTVGDVLATASRVVLGDRLPEYHLSIWHGLNLPLLMSVLAMLGGGLLYYNRQRLFRLQTYFPEHNESQRFDDVLTWLQQRMRRCLAGFDNGSMQRAVFWLFFVALVFSMVPLMELDMTIGARPQIPIDFVMVAGATLLCVSSVATVVWHHQRLIAILLLSVVGMVVAVAFALFSAPDLALTQLAVEVVTIVLLLLALHFLPQRIRNFSSPNRIIRDASVAVLIGGVLGTITFALITRPLESISGYFVDNAKALGGGTNIVNVILVDFRGFDTYGEISVLAIAALGISKLVEHMRPVRSLVDADGLRWASDKHPMMLSVVSQAVLPLAMMVSVYIFMRGHNLPGGGFIAGLITAVAMIQQYIAQGHTWLKARLSINYLHLIGSGLLIAAATGVGGFLWHQPFLKSWHGHFHIAWLGEIELASAMAFDLGVYLTVVGACMMILSRLGRLTYSPEYP
- a CDS encoding ATP-binding protein — encoded protein: MAVHDEKFKSAKGHGGTRTCSMPPNEKAKLIEKIRVLNCLYQISELVVDGTHAFKKTIQAMIDLVPQAFEYPEKVAAVLSLGEMRYQSPGFTFSASSAQKSIVVNGEVRGQLEIGCIEDGSFALSTGGVCTIEENNLLEAVAKKIAYIIDRKEALDKKKILEDQLRHADRLATIGQLAAGIAHELNNPLGDILGFAQLASNSPDLNDDVYRDLVKIVKSALYAREIIKKVLYFGRQTHPKEEQADLNKLIGEWIDFFESRCAKSGIQIVVERDEGLPIVKGDPAQLNQVIVNVVINAIQAMPDGGTLTIRTLSQEDWVSIRVEDTGRGIEEENKDKIFLPFFTTKEVDEGTGLGLSVVYGIVNEHGGCIEVDSKKGNGSTFEIKFPI
- a CDS encoding Na+/H+ antiporter subunit G, which codes for MPIAELITGFFLIVGAIFLLVGSIGLFRLPDFYMRLHGPTKASTLGIGAILMASIVFFSFKGGGISISIKEFLIILFIFLSAPITANMLAKAALHVRKKPRGDTLNHERLEAIRERRR
- a CDS encoding Na+/H+ antiporter subunit C, producing the protein MELIFALCVGVMTSCGVYLCLRGTTFTIVIGLTLLSYAVNLFLFASGRLHLNAAPILGVSQRIGDPLPQALVLTAIVIGFGMTAFLVVLAMRTCADWGNDHVDGKPQAMEAVIQQENGPS
- a CDS encoding K+/H+ antiporter subunit F, encoding MLDVILLVVSAIIGISLLLNLWRFMIGPHTLDRVIALDTMYINAIALIVILGIFMGSPLYYEGALIIAMLGFVSTTAVCKFILRGDIIE
- a CDS encoding cation:proton antiporter: MLPMLLSIGVLYLLAMGAGRLTSAIGIPRVTGYLAVGLAAGPSFTKILGFPALITINQLQALAPLHDIILGLIVFSIGGSFNLRTIRKNGPNLFRISTFDVGLTALLVGLGTAFLGASPIEAVFLSVIAITTAPAATQMVMRECQSEGQLTDTVLPLIGINNLVAIIAFIIVKNSCLSADVSFMSAIHQVLVPVGLGATMGMVIAIMDQRLTRQVERQILVLASVAITTGAAVLFDVFAMLAVLFAGMVAVNATPNKNRILHDLSEIDYPLYVLFFIMAGAELHLESLGHIGTIGMVYVSMRAIGKYFGCRLGARVARSSQTIQTWLGPSMLAQAGLAIGLANTLAREWPGPGGALQTVILASVVVFEAVGPLLTRFSLINAGEVPVLNLLPQRSPVGYSEGVHQVFLHVKNALGISSAAAAKNPSNILIGHIMRQNVEVLSNKALFNEVLKTLAHSRYDSLPVVNDQNDLVGVIKYADIAKALYDPILRNLVVADEITTETYLKLTPEDTLEKAMAALKDHPNDTYLFVVDKNNSKKLVGVVRHNDLLAAQMRLL
- a CDS encoding monovalent cation/H+ antiporter subunit D; translated protein: MNHFPILPVLLPSLAGIAMLLPPLSTRLNMQRWVAWGVLTVLMAIGGILILQAQRETLTYALGGWQPPFGILFVVDRLAALLIALTAVLAFCAGLYSAEEEDRKGPFYYPLFLFQVMGINGAFLTGDLFNLFVFFEILLIASYALIVHGGGREKTKAGFHYVTLNLIGSALFLVALGTLYGTLGSLNMADMAFRVGQLLPEDQTLVKTGGLLLLLVFSLKSALLPLHFWLPKTYGAASASVVALFAVMTKVGFYSICRVFAGIFGNEAGALANLATPWIWPLAIATIAIGSAGVYAATSLRSITANMVIVSVGTLLLAFLMDGGRSLFVGFYYMLHSTLVTGALFLIADLIGRQRGIAMDEMVRVRPVNQATLLSVFFFAFAIAAIGLPPLSGFVGKALLLQSASRLAEQVWVWPALLISSLMALVAFTKAGSTFFWHVSPKDASGGRNARLTQMVSLSILLSATVLMTVFADSILAYSQGAARDIRKRPIITQPQSQIDRSPIHEENES
- a CDS encoding sigma-54 dependent transcriptional regulator, giving the protein MATQSEQRHLILAVDDNRNALEIIRRILAQSGYEVLICEGVPDAVNLLNDQRVDLVITDMKMPKHSGFELVRHVSENFQDTAVIMVTGYPSIEGAVEAIKIGADDFLAKPYTDDELISVVRRALDRLTAQRAAQSVLEWDASFGIVGNSEPMKKVFKLIAKAATMTANVLISGESGTGKELVARAIHYNSPRSSAAFVPVNCTAIPESLVESELFGHEKGAFTGANANRSGFFEVADGGTLFLDEIGDASQSLQAKLLRVLQNKEIIKVGSSQIIKVDARIVAATNKDLPDLIHRKLFREDLYYRIDVIDIAIPPLRERREDVPLLIRHFTAQLCEEMGRDPLFFSDRAMNAMAAYSWPGNVRELENLVQKLIVTVDGNRVDMVDLPGTMRFSIEHQAGLNRPLAAVEHEYIQNVLASVGGNKTQAAKILKIDRKTLREKLKKIASNPN
- a CDS encoding Na+/H+ antiporter subunit E encodes the protein MRKMNLRRYFPDPFSFTLLGVVWLLLTHRFTVGNFLLAAILAWLIPLGVSRIRTATTPVKKPLKLIAFFGVLVGDIIVSNIVVAKQVLSVPERLQPGFVAIPMDLKEALPITILASTISLTPGTVSIEITEDRKTLYVHALHVESETELVGRIKHRYEKPLKEIFEC